The Sphingomonas sanguinis nucleotide sequence GTGACCGCGACGGTCGCGGAGTCGCGCTGGCGTAGCCAGGCGGCCCAGTCCGGCCACCAGCTTCCCTTGGTCTCGGTCGCGCCCGCGACGAACTCGCTCAACGTGGCGGCGGGCTGGTCGTTGGTCCAATATTGATATTTGCCTGCCGCAGGCGGGTTCACCACGCCCGCGATATGGCCCGACCCGGCCAGCACGAAGCGCAAGGGGCCGTTGAACGCCTCGGTGATCTTCCACACGCTTTCGGGTGGGGCGATATGGTCCTCGCGGCCCGCCTGGACATAGGCGGGGGTGGAAACCTTGGTCAGGTCGAGCGCGACGCCGCCGACGCTCATCGCACCGGGCGTCATCAACAGATTGTCGCGGTACAGGTCGGTCAGATAGGCGAGGTGCCATTTGGCGGGCAGGTTGGTGACGTCGCCGTTCCAGTGGAGCAGGTCGAACGGCACATAATCGCGCCCCAGCAGATAGTTGTTGGTGACGTAGTTCCAGATCAGGTCGCGCCCGCGCAACAGGTTGAACGTCATCGCCAGATAGCGGCCGTCCAGATACCCCTCGGGCGACAGCGCGGCGATCATCTTCAGCTGCTCGTCATCGACGAAGTGCAGCAGCTCGCCCGCCTTGGAGAAATCGACCTGCGCAGTGAAGAAGGTGGCGCTGGCGACTTTCTCCGCCTCGCCTTTCGCCGACAGCCAAGCCAGCGTCGCGGCCAGCGTCGTGCCCGCCACGCAGTAACCGACGGTGTGGACAGACTCGACATCCAGCAGATCGCGCACCGTATCGATCGCCTCGACCTGCGCGGTAACGTAATCGTCCCAGATCACGTCCTTCATCGTGGCGTCGGCGGACTTCCACGACACCATGAAGACACTGAACCCCTGATCGACCAGCCATTTGATGAGGCTCTTCTCGGGCGCGAGGTCGAGGATGTAGAAGCGGTTGATCCAGGGCGGAAAGATCACGATCGGCACCGCCGCCACCTGCTCGGTGGTGGGGGTATAGTGGATCAGCTCGTACAGGTCGGTGCGCTTGACCACCTTGCCCGGCGTGGCGGCGAGATTGCGCCCCACCTCGAACGCGCGCGAATCGCTGTGGGTCAGCTGCCCGCGACCCAGGTCGGCCAGCATGTTCTGCAGGCCTTTGAGCAGATTCTCGCCGCGCGTCTCGACGATCTTGTCGAGCACCTCCGGGTTGGTCGCGGGAAAGTTGGTCGGGCTCATCGCGTCGATGAACCCGCGCGCGGCGAAGCGAATCTGTTCCTTCTGCTTCGGGTCCACGCCCTCCAGCGCGTCGACCCCGCGAAGCATATGGTCGGAGATCATCTGATAGCTTTGCCGAATCCAGTCGAAGAGCGGCGACTGCCACTGCTCGGCCTTGAACCGGCGATCGGGCTTGGGGGCCACGCTCGGCTCGGCGGCGGGGTCGACGAAGCGCTGCCACAGCGCCATCGAATCGGACCAGAAGTCGCGGACCCGGCCCATGGTGGCCGGGTCGTTGAAGCCCGGCACCACCGGCATGCCCTCCGGCGGCGGCGAGAGCGCGGCCTCCATCATCATCTGCTGCGCCCGGCCCATCACCCAGGTCCAGTGTTGCAACTCTTCCAGCGTGGGAAGGGTGGGGGCTGTCGCGGGGGCGGCCGTCATCGCATCCTCTCGTTCGTATGAGCCCGTCTTAGCGTCAGGATATTGCGCCGTCATGTCGGGTCGCATCGGGAAACGAAAGAGGCTAAGGTCCGGGTCCCAAATCGTTACACAGAGGGACCCATGTCCGAAGAGTTCTACCGCATCAAGCGCCTGCCGCCCTATGTCATCGCCGAAGTCAACGCGATGCGGGCGGCGGCGCGCGCGGGCGGCGAGGACATCATCGATCTGGGCATGGGCAATCCCGACCTGCCGCCGCCGCCGCACGTCTTGGAAAAGCTGATGGAGGTGATCCAAAAGCCCGACGCGCACGGCTATTCCCAGTCCAAGGGCATTCCCGGCCTGCGCCGCGCCCAGGCCAATTACTATGGCCGCCGCTTCGGCGTCGACCTCGATCCCGAGACCGAGGTGGTCGTCACCATGGGATCGAAGGAAGGGCTGGCGTCGCTGGCGACCGCGATCACCGCGCCGGGCGACGTGATCCTGGCGCCCAATCCCTCCTAT carries:
- a CDS encoding PHA/PHB synthase family protein, which gives rise to MTAAPATAPTLPTLEELQHWTWVMGRAQQMMMEAALSPPPEGMPVVPGFNDPATMGRVRDFWSDSMALWQRFVDPAAEPSVAPKPDRRFKAEQWQSPLFDWIRQSYQMISDHMLRGVDALEGVDPKQKEQIRFAARGFIDAMSPTNFPATNPEVLDKIVETRGENLLKGLQNMLADLGRGQLTHSDSRAFEVGRNLAATPGKVVKRTDLYELIHYTPTTEQVAAVPIVIFPPWINRFYILDLAPEKSLIKWLVDQGFSVFMVSWKSADATMKDVIWDDYVTAQVEAIDTVRDLLDVESVHTVGYCVAGTTLAATLAWLSAKGEAEKVASATFFTAQVDFSKAGELLHFVDDEQLKMIAALSPEGYLDGRYLAMTFNLLRGRDLIWNYVTNNYLLGRDYVPFDLLHWNGDVTNLPAKWHLAYLTDLYRDNLLMTPGAMSVGGVALDLTKVSTPAYVQAGREDHIAPPESVWKITEAFNGPLRFVLAGSGHIAGVVNPPAAGKYQYWTNDQPAATLSEFVAGATETKGSWWPDWAAWLRQRDSATVAVTGARVPGEGALPALDEAPGRYVRQR